From the genome of Deinococcus cellulosilyticus NBRC 106333 = KACC 11606, one region includes:
- a CDS encoding rhomboid family intramembrane serine protease, giving the protein MFPLSDLVTHHAKVNRWLIAINVLVFVLVFVISGGYLGQKSLNLLENQLPYLIFVPAVLVAEPVQGTISIFGSMFMHAGLLHLLGNMWFLWVFGDNIEDHLGSVRYLLFYLAGGVAAALAEGFLGGDPYVSMVGASGAVAAVLGAYLVILPKAWIRTYVPPIFIFHVPAYIYLPYWAILQYYSIRAGETGVAFWAHLGGFVFGFLMMLFLRKNRRQAPRGG; this is encoded by the coding sequence ATGTTTCCACTTTCTGATCTGGTCACCCACCATGCGAAAGTCAACCGCTGGCTGATCGCAATCAATGTTCTGGTGTTCGTGCTGGTGTTTGTGATTTCCGGTGGGTACCTGGGCCAGAAAAGCCTGAACCTGCTGGAAAACCAGTTGCCCTACCTGATTTTTGTTCCAGCGGTGCTGGTGGCAGAGCCTGTACAGGGCACCATCAGCATCTTTGGATCGATGTTCATGCACGCAGGTCTTCTGCACCTGCTGGGCAACATGTGGTTTCTGTGGGTCTTTGGCGACAACATTGAGGACCATCTGGGGTCTGTTCGCTACCTGCTGTTTTACCTGGCAGGAGGGGTTGCTGCTGCCCTCGCTGAAGGTTTTCTCGGTGGAGATCCCTATGTTTCGATGGTGGGGGCTTCCGGGGCGGTGGCAGCGGTTCTCGGTGCCTATCTGGTGATCCTGCCAAAAGCCTGGATTCGCACCTACGTGCCACCCATTTTCATTTTTCACGTCCCAGCCTACATTTACCTGCCCTACTGGGCCATTTTGCAGTATTATTCCATCCGGGCAGGAGAGACGGGGGTTGCTTTCTGGGCTCACCTGGGAGGCTTTGTTTTTGGCTTCCTGATGATGCTTTTCTTGCGCAAGAATCGCAGGCAGGCCCCACGGGGGGGATGA
- a CDS encoding HD-GYP domain-containing protein, producing MMTSHQMILLTDLLMSGKPRTRMTIIVVIFLLMLLTTALVFYTTGTRFVYVHLMYVPVVLGAVTFGIPGGLLFGLVAGLCIGPFMPLNTLTGEMQSVSGWGFRTLFFMLTGSVVGTFAALFKQRIRSAQGLAFKLAETYEQNLRTFVGLVESRDNETVGHCERVAYNAYQLGHKIGLSSEALDELYWAGLMHDLGKISVPEVILKKPGKLNDMEYALMRRHTIYGHDILHAVSPFFNTIAIGVRAHHEKYDGTGYPDGLSGENIPLFGRILAVVDVFEALTSHRTYRTPQSREEAMLYLKEHSGTHFDPVLVPAFIELVEKGEVMMADQETPSRIRRGPRGLVRQLEKTGVGSLP from the coding sequence ATGATGACCAGCCACCAGATGATCCTCCTCACCGACCTGCTGATGTCAGGCAAGCCCCGGACCCGGATGACCATCATTGTGGTGATCTTTCTGCTGATGCTGCTCACCACCGCACTGGTGTTCTACACCACCGGGACCCGATTTGTGTACGTGCACCTGATGTACGTGCCCGTGGTGCTCGGGGCAGTCACTTTCGGGATTCCCGGAGGGCTCCTGTTTGGGCTCGTGGCAGGCCTGTGCATCGGTCCTTTCATGCCATTGAACACCCTCACGGGCGAGATGCAGTCTGTGAGTGGATGGGGGTTCCGGACCCTGTTTTTCATGCTCACAGGCTCGGTGGTGGGCACTTTTGCAGCCCTCTTCAAACAGCGCATCCGCAGTGCCCAGGGTCTGGCCTTCAAACTGGCCGAAACCTACGAGCAGAACCTCAGAACCTTTGTGGGTCTGGTGGAAAGCAGAGACAACGAAACGGTGGGCCATTGTGAACGGGTTGCCTACAACGCCTACCAGCTTGGGCACAAAATCGGCCTGAGCAGCGAGGCACTCGATGAACTCTACTGGGCGGGCCTGATGCACGACCTGGGCAAGATCAGCGTTCCAGAAGTGATCCTGAAAAAACCGGGCAAACTCAATGACATGGAATACGCCCTGATGCGCAGGCACACCATCTATGGGCACGACATCCTGCACGCCGTTTCCCCTTTTTTCAACACCATTGCCATCGGGGTGAGGGCACACCACGAAAAATACGATGGCACAGGCTACCCCGATGGCCTCAGTGGAGAAAACATTCCTCTGTTTGGGCGGATTCTGGCAGTGGTGGATGTATTCGAGGCCCTCACCAGCCACCGCACCTACCGCACCCCCCAGAGCCGCGAAGAGGCCATGCTGTATCTGAAAGAACACAGCGGCACCCACTTCGATCCTGTTCTGGTCCCCGCGTTCATCGAACTGGTGGAAAAAGGCGAGGTGATGATGGCCGATCAGGAAACGCCCTCCAGAATCCGCAGGGGACCCAGAGGGCTGGTCAGACAGCTGGAAAAAACGGGAGTGGGCAGTTTGCCCTGA